The Geothrix sp. DNA segment CAGCGGCTCTTCGACTATTCCCGCAGCCACCATGGGGCCTACCTCCACTTCAACCAGCTCATGGGCGGGAAGTGGGTCCAGGCCTTCACCTTCGTGGCCACCCGGCGCGAGGGCGTCTGCCTGCGCGGCCCCGAGCCGGATCGCACCCGCAAGGCCCACAAGTTCCGCCACAACCCCCTGGATGCCGCCCCTCTGGAGGCCCTCTTCGAGGCCTGGTCCCTGCATCCCGAAGCCCGGCCGGCCGGCCACGCCGTGGAATTCTTCCTGGAGGAGACCCCGGATGACGTGTGGGCCGCCTGCCTGGCGGAAACATTGACCCACCTCGGCACCTGAAGTAAGGTGTCAGGACCGCCATGCTGATCTCCCGCCGCTTTTTCGCCTTCAGCTTTCGCACCTCGGGTGCGAGGCCGGGCGGCGTCTAGAACGAAACCGCTTCCGCCATCGCCCCCGAGACCTCACGGCTCGGGGGTTTTCGCATTCAGGAGTAACCATGATTCAGCCTGATCCCCAGTCTCTCGCCGGCCTCCGCCAGGCCATCGACGCGGTGGATGACCAGGTGCTGGCCCTCCTCAACCGGCGGGCGGGCCTCGCCGCGGAGGTGGGGCGCCTGAAATCCGAGGCGGCTCCGGAGGCCCTCTTCCACGCGCCCAAGCGCGAGCGGGAGATCCTCGCACGGCTGGAGGCGGCGAATGCCGGCCCCTTCCCGGATGCCGCCGTGCGCACGATCTTCCAGGAGATCATGAGCGCCTGCCTGAGCCTGGAGAAGCCGCTGCGGGTGGCCTTCCTGGGGCCCGAGGGCACCTTCACGCACCTGGCAGCCCGGCACCAGTTCGGCGGCTCCAGCCAGGCCCTGCCCCAGGGCACCATCCAGGCCGTGTTCCAGGCCGTGGAGCGGGACCGGGCGGACTATGGCGTGGTGCCCGTGGAGAACGCCACGGAAGGGGCCGTGGATTCCACCCTCGATGCCTTCCTCGACAGCCCGCTGCGCATCTGCGCGGAGATCCTGCTCCCCGTGGACCAGGCCCTGCTGGTGCACCCGGGCCTGGATCTCGGCAGCGTCCGGCGGGTCTATTCCCATCCCCAGGCCCTGGGCCAGTGCCGACGCTGGCTGGAGACCCACATGCCCCAGGCGGACCGCATCGAGGCTCCTTCGACCTCCGAAGCCGCCCGTCTCGCCCGGGAGGACGGCGAGGGGGCGGCCGTGGCCTCGGAGCTGGCCGCGGAGCTCTTCGGCCTCCGCGTGGCGGAGACGCGGATCCAGGACCTCGCCGCCAACGCCACCCGCTTCGTGGTGCTGGGGCCCAAGGCCGCAGAGCCCACGGGCCGGGACCGCACCACCCTGCTGGCCATGGCGCAGGATGGCCCGGGTGCCCTGCTGCGCCTGCTGGAACCCCTCGCCCGCCGCGGCCTGAACCTGAGCCGCATCCAGAGCCGGCCCACCCGGCGGAAGCTCTGGGAGTACGCCTTCTTCCTGGACGTGGAGGGCCACGCCGAGGATGCCCCCATGGCCGAGGCCCTCGTCGAACTCCAGACCGCCTGCGCCTCGCTGAAGGTGCTGGGCAGCTACCCGCAGGCCCCCATGGAAGGTGCGCGATGAAGCCCTGGACCCCCGATTCCTGGCGGGGTCTGCCCGCCGCCCAGCAGCCCGTCTACCGCGATCCCGCCGCCGTCGACACCGTGCTGGCGGAGCTGCGCGAGCTGCCGCCCCTGGTGGTGGCCGAGGAGGTGGATTCCCTCCAGAAGCTGCTGGCGGAGGCCGCGGCGGGTAGGCGCTTCCTCCTGCAGGGGGGCGACTGCGCCGAGGCCTTCCGGGACTGCCGCGGTCCCATCATCCAGGACAAGCTGCGCGTGCTGCTGCAGATGTCCGTGCTCATCACCCACGGCGGCCGCACCGGGGTCATCCACCTGGGGCGCATCGCGGGTCAGTACGCCAAGCCCCGCAGCGGCCTCACCGAGCAGGTCAACGGCCAGGAGGTTCCGGTCTACCGCGGGGACCTCATCAACGGGCTGGCCCCGGACCAGCGGGAGGCGGATCCCGGCCGGCTGCTGGAGGCCTATCACCGGGCCGCGGCCACCCTGAACCACCTGCGGGCCCTGGTGGATGGCGGCTTCGCGGACCTGCACCATCCCGAGCACTGGGACCTGTCCTGGAGCCGGGAGGATGCGGGCCACTACCTGGAGACCCTGGACCAGGTGCGGAACTCGCTGGATTTCGTCCAGCGCCTGGGCGGGCTGCCGGAGCACCTGCGGACCGGCGAGCTGTTCACCAGCCACGAGGCCCTGCACCTCCCCTTCGAGGCGGCCCTCACCCGCTTCGTGCCCGAGTTCGACCGCCACTACAACCTGGGGGCCCACTTCCTCTGGATCGGCGAGCGCACCCGGCAGCTCGATGGCGCCCACCTCGAGTACATCCGGGGTCTCGCCAATCCCATCGGCCTGAAGGTGGGTGCCTCCATGACGCCCGACCAGCTGCGGCAGGTGCTGGCGAAGCTGGATCCCGAGCGGAAGGCCGGCCGCCTCACGCTCATCACGCGCTTCGGCGCGGGGCGGGCCGAAGCCGTGCTGCCGGCCCTCATCGAGGCGGCCCGCGCCGAGGGCCATCCCGTCCTGTGGAGCTGCGACCCCATGCACGGCAACGGCCGCCAGGCCGCAGGCGGACTTAAGACCCGGGCCTTCGGGGACATCCTCCAGGAGCTGCAGGAGGTCGCGGCCCTCCATCGGGTCCACGGTTCGCGCATGGGGGCGGTGCACTTCGAGCTGACCGGCGAGCCCGTCACCGAGTGCACCGGCGGCATGGAAAAGCTGAACGAGGCGGACCTCGAACGGGCCTACCGCAGCGGCTGCGACCCCCGGCTGAACCGCAGCCAGAGTCTGGAGATGGCCTTCCTCATCGCGCAGATGATCCGGGAGTCGTGACGGCTTATTTCGCCAGGCTCCAGGCCA contains these protein-coding regions:
- the pheA gene encoding prephenate dehydratase, with amino-acid sequence MIQPDPQSLAGLRQAIDAVDDQVLALLNRRAGLAAEVGRLKSEAAPEALFHAPKREREILARLEAANAGPFPDAAVRTIFQEIMSACLSLEKPLRVAFLGPEGTFTHLAARHQFGGSSQALPQGTIQAVFQAVERDRADYGVVPVENATEGAVDSTLDAFLDSPLRICAEILLPVDQALLVHPGLDLGSVRRVYSHPQALGQCRRWLETHMPQADRIEAPSTSEAARLAREDGEGAAVASELAAELFGLRVAETRIQDLAANATRFVVLGPKAAEPTGRDRTTLLAMAQDGPGALLRLLEPLARRGLNLSRIQSRPTRRKLWEYAFFLDVEGHAEDAPMAEALVELQTACASLKVLGSYPQAPMEGAR
- a CDS encoding 3-deoxy-7-phosphoheptulonate synthase class II, translating into MKPWTPDSWRGLPAAQQPVYRDPAAVDTVLAELRELPPLVVAEEVDSLQKLLAEAAAGRRFLLQGGDCAEAFRDCRGPIIQDKLRVLLQMSVLITHGGRTGVIHLGRIAGQYAKPRSGLTEQVNGQEVPVYRGDLINGLAPDQREADPGRLLEAYHRAAATLNHLRALVDGGFADLHHPEHWDLSWSREDAGHYLETLDQVRNSLDFVQRLGGLPEHLRTGELFTSHEALHLPFEAALTRFVPEFDRHYNLGAHFLWIGERTRQLDGAHLEYIRGLANPIGLKVGASMTPDQLRQVLAKLDPERKAGRLTLITRFGAGRAEAVLPALIEAARAEGHPVLWSCDPMHGNGRQAAGGLKTRAFGDILQELQEVAALHRVHGSRMGAVHFELTGEPVTECTGGMEKLNEADLERAYRSGCDPRLNRSQSLEMAFLIAQMIRES